One window of the Geotrypetes seraphini chromosome 19, aGeoSer1.1, whole genome shotgun sequence genome contains the following:
- the TP53I11 gene encoding tumor protein p53-inducible protein 11 — protein MATKQPPPLMKKHSQTDLVSRLKTRKILGVGGEDDDGEVHRSKISQVLGNEIKFAVREPLGLRLWQFISAVVFTGIALVALTFPDHLYNAVFEGGSVSNRTSIRMYGGAVLSLSLIMWNSLYTVEKVVIRWTLLTEACYFGVQFLVTTLTLIENGVHSGGASIFLFCQALGLLVTVYFYYQVGRKAKKI, from the exons ATGGCGACTAAACAGCCCCCTCCCCTCATGAAGAAGCACAGCCAGACGGACCTGGTGAGCAGACTGAAGACCCGAAAAATCCTGGGTGTCGGAGGTGAGGATGATGATGGAGAGGTCCACAGGTCAAAG ATCAGCCAAGTCTTGGGTAATGAAATCAAATTTGCAGTGCGAGAACCATTAGGCCTCAG ACTTTGGCAGTTCATCTCGGCCGTCGTGTTCACAGGAATTGCTCTCGTG GCCCTGACCTTCCCAGACCATCTGTACAATGCAGTGTTTGAAGGCGGCTCAGTCAGCAACAGGACCTCCATCCGAATGTATGGGGGCGCCGTCCTCA GTCTCTCCCTTATCATGTGGAACTCCTTGTACACTGTTGAGAAGGTGGTTATACGCTGGACTTTGTTGACAGAAGCCTGCTACTTTGGAGTGCAGTTCTTAG tgACTACGCTCACCCTGATTGAGAACGGAGTGCATTCCGGTGGAGCGTCCATCTTTCTGTTCTGCCAAGCTCTCGGCCTCCTCGTCACCGTTTATTTCTATTACCAAGTGGGGCGCAAAGCCAAAAAGATCTGA